Sequence from the Desulfonatronovibrio magnus genome:
AAGTGAAGCTTTCTGTCCCACGACTGTAAAACAGATCCGGAAACATATGAGAATTCCAGGCTGCCAGTACAAAGCTTAGTGCATATCAATCAACGGTTATCAAATGTTTAATTTGATCATATCTCCCTTCTCCAACGCCTGAAACCTGCATGATATCCTCAGGTTTTTCAAAGGGAAATTGCTCCCTATGCTCGACTATTCTCTCAGCTATCGCCGGACCAATTCCTGGCAAGACCGTTAACTCCTCAATAGTTGCAGTGTTGATATTTATCAACTCTGCTTCTGCACCAACCGGGACAGCTGCCATAAGAAAAAACAGAAAAAAAATGACTGGTAAAAATTTGAATTTTATCATTGTTCCTCCTAAGGTGAAGATGCCTGCCTTCCTATAAAGTTTAACAATATGATTTATATATATCATGC
This genomic interval carries:
- a CDS encoding ComEA family DNA-binding protein, yielding MIYINHIVKLYRKAGIFTLGGTMIKFKFLPVIFFLFFLMAAVPVGAEAELININTATIEELTVLPGIGPAIAERIVEHREQFPFEKPEDIMQVSGVGEGRYDQIKHLITVD